From a single Clostridiales bacterium genomic region:
- the sigG gene encoding RNA polymerase sporulation sigma factor SigG — translation MAKVVICGLDTSTLPKLTNQEINDLMKKLKSGDEQARQEFIIGNMRLVLCVVQRFMGRKENIDDIFQVGCVGLIKAIDNFDMSLNVRFSTYAVPMIIGEIRRFLRDNNSVRVSRSLRDTAYKALQAREELELKCSNEPTMEEIAAAIDMPLREVVYALDAISDPVSLFDPVYHDGGDTITLVDQLSDEKNSDENWTESVALKEAIRKLAERERQILYLRYFEGKTQIEVSQEIGISQAQVSRLEKNALKTISKTM, via the coding sequence ATGGCAAAGGTTGTAATTTGCGGGCTTGACACTTCCACCCTTCCCAAATTGACAAATCAAGAAATTAACGACTTAATGAAAAAACTCAAAAGCGGCGACGAGCAGGCGCGCCAAGAGTTTATTATAGGCAATATGAGATTGGTGCTTTGTGTTGTCCAGCGGTTTATGGGCAGAAAAGAAAATATTGACGATATTTTCCAGGTCGGATGCGTGGGGCTTATAAAAGCCATTGACAACTTTGATATGTCGCTTAATGTCAGGTTTTCCACTTACGCCGTGCCTATGATAATAGGCGAGATAAGAAGGTTTTTGCGGGACAACAACAGCGTAAGGGTAAGCAGGTCTTTGAGGGACACGGCGTATAAAGCGCTTCAGGCAAGAGAAGAACTGGAACTAAAATGCAGCAACGAGCCGACAATGGAAGAAATAGCCGCCGCCATTGACATGCCTTTGAGGGAAGTCGTATACGCTTTGGACGCTATAAGCGACCCTGTCTCGCTTTTTGACCCGGTTTATCATGACGGGGGCGACACTATAACTTTGGTGGACCAGCTAAGCGACGAAAAAAACTCGGACGAAAATTGGACGGAAAGCGTCGCCCTAAAAGAAGCGATAAGAAAGCTGGCCGAAAGGGAAAGGCAGATTTTATACCTTAGGTATTTTGAAGGCAAAACACAGATAGAGGTAAGCCAAGAAATTGGCATAAGCCAAGCCCAAGTCTCCAGGCTGGAAAAAAACGCATTAAAAACTATTTCTAAGACTATGTAA
- a CDS encoding YlmC/YmxH family sporulation protein encodes MEIQLSFCELRKKDVVNLIDGRKLGRIIDIIFDIKGRVEGFLVPGFKKWAFFKAMDNIFIRWCNIKKIGEDVILVELRPSFHSARPKGCECRHFHDKGFHDKGRHDHYSKEDLCVDFYPNNDGYAADKQDDDSYYINPQNTHS; translated from the coding sequence ATGGAAATACAGCTATCGTTTTGCGAACTAAGAAAAAAAGACGTGGTCAATTTGATTGACGGGCGCAAGCTAGGCAGGATAATTGACATTATTTTTGACATTAAGGGGCGCGTTGAGGGCTTTTTGGTGCCCGGATTTAAAAAATGGGCTTTTTTTAAGGCGATGGATAACATCTTTATAAGATGGTGCAACATAAAAAAAATCGGCGAGGATGTTATTTTGGTGGAACTTAGACCCTCTTTCCACTCGGCAAGGCCCAAGGGCTGCGAATGCCGCCATTTCCACGACAAAGGCTTCCACGACAAAGGCAGGCACGACCATTACAGCAAAGAAGATTTATGCGTGGACTTTTATCCCAATAACGACGGCTACGCTGCCGACAAACAAGACGACGACAGCTACTATATAAACCCCCAAAACACGCATTCTTAA
- the nrdR gene encoding transcriptional repressor NrdR, whose translation MKCPFCGHTESKVVDSRATDENNSIRRRRECLECKKRFTTYETIETTPILVIKNGGNRQPFNPEKIKLGIIKACEKRPVPMQKIDELVEGIVKKINNSMLKEIPSSQIGEMVMQELKEIDEVAYVRFASVYRKFKDINTFMDFIEEAELKK comes from the coding sequence ATGAAATGTCCGTTTTGCGGCCACACTGAAAGCAAAGTCGTTGACAGCAGAGCCACAGACGAAAACAATTCTATAAGGCGGCGCAGGGAATGCCTTGAATGCAAAAAGCGCTTTACGACTTACGAAACCATAGAAACCACGCCTATTTTAGTTATCAAAAACGGCGGCAACCGCCAGCCTTTCAATCCCGAAAAGATTAAGCTAGGCATCATTAAGGCGTGCGAAAAGCGTCCCGTTCCTATGCAAAAAATTGACGAACTCGTGGAAGGCATAGTCAAAAAGATTAACAACTCAATGCTAAAAGAAATCCCCTCCAGCCAAATAGGCGAAATGGTTATGCAAGAATTAAAAGAAATTGATGAAGTGGCCTATGTCCGCTTTGCCTCCGTGTATAGAAAATTTAAAGATATCAACACTTTTATGGACTTTATAGAAGAGGCCGAGCTAAAAAAATAA